The following DNA comes from Alienimonas californiensis.
GGCCGCAGGAACGTGGAGAACGGCCACAGGTTCGGGAGGAACCGGGGCAGCGCCCACCGCCCCGCCGCCAACGCGACCACGGCCAGCGGCAGCGCCACGAACCACCCGGCCCGCAGCCACAGGCCCGCCGCGAGGGCGGTTTTCGTCAGCCACGGCAGGGGCGTGCCGAAGTCGCCGAACGTCGATTCGAACCCCGGCGCCAGCAGGGCGAGCGCCGCCGCGGCGACCAGCAGCGTCGTCCCGCTGAGCGCCAGCGGCCAGCCGACGGCGGCCGTCAGTCGGCGACGGTCCTCGGCCCGCTCGGCGGTCGCGACGGCGGCGGCGTGCAGCACAACCGGCAGGCTGGCCCCGACCGACAGCTCCAGCAATCCGCTCAGCGAGGGCGGCAGCGCGTCCTTCACCTCCCGCAGCGCCGTCGCCGGGTCGGCCCCCGCCGCGACGCGATCGGCCGCCGCGCACACCGCGGCCCGGGCGCGGCCGGGCGGCAGGTCCTCGCCCGCGATCCGCAGCGCCGCGGCGGGCGGCAGCGACCGCTCCTCCGGCGAGACGGCGGTGGCATGCGGGGCGGAATGCAGGCCGACGCCGGTGGGGAACGCTTCGTTCATCGGGGCGTCCCCGGTCCGAGCGGCCGGGTGAGGGCGTCCAGCAGATCCAACGCGGGAACGGCCACGCCGAAGATGTAGAGGGCCGCGACGCCCCCGCCGACCAGCGCCGTCGCCGCCAGCGGCCACGCCGCGGCGCAGCG
Coding sequences within:
- a CDS encoding type II secretion system F family protein, translating into MNEAFPTGVGLHSAPHATAVSPEERSLPPAAALRIAGEDLPPGRARAAVCAAADRVAAGADPATALREVKDALPPSLSGLLELSVGASLPVVLHAAAVATAERAEDRRRLTAAVGWPLALSGTTLLVAAAALALLAPGFESTFGDFGTPLPWLTKTALAAGLWLRAGWFVALPLAVVALAAGRWALPRFLPNLWPFSTFLRPGEQARACALLATLVDVRTPLPEALRTVGWTIPDPRLGHDVSLTADAVAEGAAASAAAFRRRYLPVEFRTALRRADDPQALAEALRSAAATLRARLDGRLGSAGLIAAALQSVLLVGVGAIVLLLAGAMILPLLNLLNDLS